The DNA region CGGCACAAGCTTGCGAAGCTCCGGCCGCCTGACGGTTCGGCGCCTGAAGATGTCGGCGGGCGTGATCCGTTCAGGATCGGTTGAAGTGACCGGAGCAGGGGCCTTTGGCGGCGGGTTCAGGTCCCGCGCGAAATCCCTAAGCCCTGTGCGCCCGCCCTCCTTTACGCGATGCAACATGACGCACTCCGATTACACCGTCTTCGCCCGGTTCCACACCATCACGCCGGTGCCGTCTTTCTCGTTCTCGAAGAAGGCCGCGCGCATGGGGCTGGCAAAGCTCGGGTCGTCGAGTTTGACGGCGAGGTAGGGCGTTTCGCCATCCTTGCTTTCCTGACGCCAGGCAGCGCCGAGTTCGGCCCCGCCGGCATAGAGGCGGAAGTCGGGGGCACCGTCTGAGGCCTTGTCACTGTTGGGAACAAGCTGGGCTTTGACATTGATGGTCATGGTGCGGATGGTGCCGGTATAGCTGCCTTCCTTCAGGGTGAATGTTCCGATCTGTGCCATGGGTTTAGGTCTCCGTGCTGGCGGTTGAATGAAGGGCGCGTCGCGCCCGCTTGAACCCGGCGTCGGACGCCAGGAAGCTCTCGATCATGGCCGGGATCAGCGCTTCGGGCTTTTCCTCCGCGCCGTAGGTCTGGCGGTAGATTTCGGCATAGTCGCTGAGCGCGCTGGCGAGGTCGGGATCAACCGAGAGGCTCATGCGCACCGGCGTGCGGTCGGGTAATTTGTCGAGACGAAGGGTCATCGTGTGGCTCCTTGGGGATGGGGTCTGAGGATGAGATCGCGGGTGACGACCACACGCACCGGCCAGCCGGGGCGCACGCGGATGGTCGGCTGGATGCCAAGGTTGCGCTCAACCACGCGCTGACCGGCTTGGTTGATGGTGTCCGTCGTGCCGCGGCGGATGGCGCGTTCGAGATCGCCGTCTCCGTCTGCGCCGAGTTCGGCCCCGACGCCGAGGATGGTCGCAAGACCGGCCGCGACAAACACGCGATCCCAGTGATGATCGGTTCTGTCTGAGAGGCCTGCAAAGCCCTGCGCGTCCGCGCCGGGCGCAGAGATGAGGATGGAGGACCCGTCAGGGAAGATGATCCTGTCCCAGGTCACCAGAGCCCGGTCCTGCCCGAATGAGACTTCGGACTGGTAGCGTCCGATGAGGCGTGAGCCTTGCGGGATCAGGAGATACTGCCCGGTCACGGTGTCATAAACGGGCTGCGTCACCTGCGCGACGATTGTGCCGGGCAGGTCCGAGTTGATGCCGGTGACCAGCGAGGCCGGGATCAGCGTGCCCGCCATCACCTGATAAGGCGAGGCCGGGTCCTGCAGCCCATGCGGATTGTAGATGTCGCTGGCAGAACCCTCGCTCGCAAAGGCGAGCTTGCGGCTTTGGAGATTGGTATCGGCGGGCTGACCGAACGCTGACGGTGCGCCTTGCGGCAGGGCCGCGAGTGCAAGAAGCTCCGAGCCGAGATCAAGTGCTGGGTCGCGATAAGCGGGGCGAGCCCCGGTGGTGCTTGCCATGCCGCTCTGAGAGTCGAGCCGGAAGAAGACCGGCGCGCGGGCGGCTTCATCGGCGAGCGCTGCCTCGCGCATGCGCCGGGCGCGTTCGGCCTCGTCAGCCGGGTTCGGGCGGAAATCGTCTTCGAAGCGGGTCACGTATTCAGGCTCGATGCCAAGCTCGCGTTCAGCGCGCAGCATGGTCGCGCCGAGATCGCCCGACAGCGGCGGGCCAAGGCGTGCTATGCGGTCTTCGACCGGCGCGATGTCGCTATAGCTTGTCGGGAGTGTGGAGAGGCCTTCGGGCTTGCGTGTGTTGGTCGTGTTGTAAAGCTCGCGGCGGGCATCGGGGTCGACCGCAGTTGGCGGCTTCAGGGCAATGCTCATGGCGGCGAACAGGGCGAGCACGCCAATGCCTGCGCCGACCATCAGGACCTTGCGATTGATCCGTGTAACCGGCTTCGGGCTGGAGCGGATCTTCAGCCGCTCGGCATGCTCGTCGAAGGGAATGGGCTCGGACATCTTCCTAGCCCCCGAAGATCGCGGCCAGCGGCGGACGGCGCTCATTGCGCGAGATGCGGACAACGGTCTGATTGCGCTCGCCAAGGCGCAGCTCGGCCGCGCGGAACAGCCGGTCGACGACATAATAATTGCCGCGCACGCGATAGTTGACGAGTTCCGCGTCGCCATCCGCGCCCAGAACAAAGAGCGGCGGCATGTCCGTGGTGGCAATGTCCTCCGGCATCTGGATGAACACCTGACGGCCATCATCGAAGACCCGCACCGGCTTCCAGTCGGGGCTGTCGCCGGAGAGCCGGTAATCGAAGTTGAGGCCTTCAAGGGTAAGGCCGCGTTCAATGCTGCCAGCGTCGCGTGCGATGGCGCGTTCATTGCGGGCGGTCAGGCCCGCGAGTTCATCAGCCGGATAGCGCCAGGAGAGCGCGGCCATGTAGCCGCCTTCGGTACTTTCCAGTTCGAGGTGATAGGTGCGCCGGTCGGTGGCGATCATCAGGTTTGTGCGGATGCCGGATGAGATCGGCTTGACCAGCACATGGGCGCGGGCCGTTGCGCCCGATCCTGAGATCGTGTCGCCGACCACCCAGCGGACCGTGTCACCCGCTGAGACCGACACCAACTCTTCGCCCGGCTGAAGCGCGATGTCGCTGACCTGACCGGGACTGGCATAGAGGCGGTAGAGCGCGCCCTCGGTATAAGGATAGACTTGGATCGCGTTGACGTATCCATCGACCGAAGGTTCGATCAGCGCGCTGGTGCGGCCTTGTCTTATCGCTTCTGCCGGTGAAACCGAGGGCGCGCTGACGGTCCTTGTATAGGTCCGCGTGACGCTGCCATCGGGATTGGTGGTGACCCGCGCGCCGATTGGCATCATCTGGCCGGGCAGCGGAAGTGCCACGGCGGTTTCGACGATTTCGACGGGATAGTCGGCGCGGTCCTCGACGGGCGTGGCCGCGACAAAGGCCGCCGGATCAATCGGTTCGAGTTCCGTCGTGGCGCAGGCCGTGGTGAGTGCGAGGGCCGAAGTGGCAAGCAGAATACGAAGCATGGGGATCATTCTCCTGTGACAAGGTCCTGACCCCAGTTCAGGGCATGGACATAAAGGCCGAGCGGATTGGCGCGCAGGGTCTCTGCGTCCGTCGGCGGCTGGGTGATGAGAGTGAAATTGCCGGTGAACCTTTGGGCACGGACCAGCGCGCCATTCTCATAGGTCTTCTCGATCCAGCGGGCCTGGAAGCTGTCGTCCGAGACGCGCACCACGCTGACCACATCCACGGTGCGGGACTTGCGGCCGACATCGGCGAAGGGATCATTGGCCGAGGCGTATTCGTTGAGCGTGGTGGCGGCGCGGTCAGTCACGAAGTCATAGGCACGCAGCCAGTTCTCGCGCACGACGACAGGATCGACGGAAAGGCCCCGGACATGTTCAATGAAGTTGGCAAGGTGATGGGCGATCTGGGCATCGGTCGGCGTATAGCGTTCCGTCGCCGGAGCAACGGCGCGGGCCGCGCCGGTCTCATCGACTTCCACGACATAGGGCGTGACGGTGGACTGCATCGAGCGCCAGACCAGCGCGCCGGAGGTGACGAAGCAAAGCCCGAGACAGCCGATCGCCATGAGCCGCCAGTTTTTCGCCTGCACGCGGGCGGAACCAATTCTTTCGTCCCATACCTGTCCGGCCTTCTGATAAGGCGTTTCGGGGAACGGGCTTGGCCCATAGCTGGAGGAAGATCGCCTGAAAGCCATTGTCTAATCGTCCTTGTCTTTGAGGGTGGGGTTCGCGCCCGAAGCGCCGCGATCACCGTCGCGGATCGAGTGCGCGGCCATCTGCCCTGCCTGTCCCATGCGCTGGCTGGTCTGCATGCGCCGCGCCCAGCCGGGGCTTTGGGCAGAGGATGATGCGGAGGCAGGGTTTTGCATGGATGCGGTCGGCGAACCGCCGGTGGCGCGCCAGGCGCCTTGACTGCCGCGCTGGTAGGCCTCACGCATGGACTGGGCGGGACGGCTTGCTGCGCGGCGCATGGCGTCCCCGCCAGCGCGGGCGACACCGGCAAGGCCTGCGGCGACACCCGCCGCGCCGGATGCGCCGGAGGCGACAGAGCCCAGCGTATAGGAGGTGCGCGCCGCGCCCGCCATGCTCGCACCGGCCTTGACGGCGCTTGAAGCACCGCCTGCCACAGCGCCGACGGCGGCGCGCCCGCCCATCCCGGCGACATACGTCCCGGCAGCGACACCGGCCGCCGCGCCTGCAGCGGAGCCTGCGCTAAGCTGCGGCGCGCCGGTAATGAGGCCGGAGGCAATGCCGGGCGCAAAGATGCCCATCCAGAAGAAGACAATCGCGGCCAGCACCGTGCCCATGACCTGAGCGAGCGTGACATCATCGCCGGTGCGGAATGCGTCGGTGACAGACGAGAAGAGCGTCGAGCCGATACCGATGATGACGGCGAGCACCATGAGCTTGATGCCGGAGGTGATGACATTGCCGAGCACGCGTTCAGCCAGAAACGTCGTCTTGTTCCAGAGCGCGAACGGCACGAGCACGAACCCGGCCAGCGTCGTCAGCTTGAACTCCAGGATCGTGATGAAGAGCTGCACGGCGAGCACGAAGAAGGCGACCATGATGATGGCCCAGGCGATGAACATCACCGCGATCATGATGAAGTTATGGAAGAAAGAGATTGGCCCCAGCATGTCGCCGATCTCTTCCAGAAGCGGCTGACCGGCATCGAGGCCGACACTGGCGATGAAGCCGGGGCGCAGGAGATCATCGGCGGTCATCGTGCCGCCGCCTGCGGTCACGCCGAGTTCGGCGAAACTGTCGAAGACGATGCCTGCAAGGAGCGAAAAGTTGCCGATCACGAAGGCGAAGAAACCGACATAGAGCACCTTTTTGAGGAGCCCCGCGATGACGTCGGTGTTCTGAGACAGCGCCCAGAACAGGCCCGCCAGGGTGATGTCGATGGCGATGAGCGTGGTCGACAGGTAAGCGACATCGCCCGCCAGCAGGCCGAACCCGCTGTCTATGTAAGCGATAAAGGTCGCGAGGAAGGTGTCGATCACGTCCATGGCCCGCTACTCTCCGAGAAAGGCCCGGGTACGGGCGCGGCCACGTTCGGCCTCGGCGAGTTGGCGGGCGCGCTCCAGCGCCTCGGCGCGGTAATGGGCCGCCATCATCGCTTCCATCTGCATCAGCTGCTCAGTCTGCAGGGCCTCGATCTGATTGCCCGCCTGCGCGACCTGGAGATTGCCGACGGCGGACTGGCTGTCTGCGATCAGCCGGTCGAGGCTGTCACTGTCAGCGCGCGCGGTTGAGACGACCTGCGCCGTGACGGTGAGGCTTTCCCGGTAAGCCGTGCGGGACTGACGCCAGCGGGCGCGGGCCTCTTCGACGAGGACGGCCTGACGCGGCGGTTCGGCGCCATAGTCTTCCGGGTAGACCTCTTCATACTCGCGCTCGATTTCCTCGACGCGGTAGCCGATGCCTTCGGCCTCGCGCATCAGCTCCTCGATGCGGCGCATACGGCGCAGGATGTCGTCAGCGATAGAATCCGGCAGTGCTTCCAGATCGCGCGCCATGTTTTCCAGCATTTCGATTTCATGGGTGAGCTGCTGGATCTGCTGGTTGACCTCCTGAAGCGAGCGGATGGCCTGGTAGATGTTCTGGATGTGATTGGCCGGGTCATACACCGTCCATTGGGCCGAAGCGGGCGGCGCGATGAGGATGGAGAGCGGCGCGGCGCAGATCAAAGCGGAGGCAAGTATGCGTTTCATCGGGGGCTCCTATTCGGCGGCGAGGATGTGGGAGGGATTGAAGGGCGCGTGCGCCTCAGGCTCCGGCGCATGGCCGGGCCAGCGGGTGAGAAGCTCGGCTGCCCAGGGCAGGCCCTTTTCGATCAGCCAGCAGGCGGAAAAGCCGTCGCCTTCCGTCTCGGCCCAGATGCGATCCATGCGGGCCTGGTCTTCGGGCGATGACGCGCCGCAGACGGACAATGCAATCGGCCCGAGGCCAAGATCGAAGACACGGGCCCCGAGGGGCGACTGGTAGTAATAGTCGCGCTTCGGTGTGGCCCTGCTGATCAGTTCGATCTGGCGCGCGTTGAGGCCGAACCGCTGATAGGTCTCGCGGGATTGTGGTTCCTGCGCGCGCTCGTTCGGCAGGAAGATGCGCGTGGGGCAGGATTCGACGAGGGCTGGCGCGATGGTGCTGTTCGCAATGTCGGCAAGGCTTTGCGTCGCGAACACGACGGACACGTTCTTCTTGCGAAGGGTCTTCAGCCATTCACGGATGCGCGCGGCAAACATGGGATCATCGAGGAAGAGCCAGGCTTCATCGAGGATGAGCAGTGTTGGCCTGCCATCAAACCGCGCTTCCAGCCGGTGGAAGAGATAGGTGATCACAGGCGCCACGGCGCCTTTCGCATGCATCAGCTCTTCCATCTCGAAGCAGACTGTGTCGGCGAGCGCGAGGCTTTCATGGTCGGCATCGAGGAGCCGTCCGTGCGGACCTTCCAGCGTGAACGGATGCAGCGCGGATTTGAGCGTGTCGTCCTGCAGCATCAGGCTGAGGCCTGTCAGCGTGCGTTCGGGTTCAGGCGCTGAGCTGAGAGACTGGATCGCTTCCCAGAGCTTTGCCTTGAGGTCCGGCGTCATCGCGACGCCTTCATTGGTGCAAAGACCCGCGAGCCAGTCGGCGGCAAAGCTTGCGCCATGTTCGGTGTCGATATCTTTCAGCGGCTGGAGACTTGGCGCGCGGGCACCGCCGAGATCGATATGTGCACCGCCCATGCAGAGCGTCGCGGCGCGGGCCGAGCGGCCCTTGTCGAACAGGAAGACCTGCGCCCCCTCATAGCGCTTCCATTGCAGGGCTAAGAGCGAGAGCAGAACAGACTTGCCCGCGCCGGTCGGGCCGACGACCAGCGTATGGCCGACATCGCCAATATGCAGGTTCAGGCGGAACGGTGTCGTGCCATCGGTCTGCGCCTGAATGAGCGCCGGGGCGTTGTGGTGACGATTGGTGTCTTCGCCCGCCCAGACGGCCGAGAGCGGCACCATATGGGCAAGGTTCAGCGTGTGCAGAATGGGCTGGCGGACATTGGCATAAGGATGACCGGGCAATGAGCCGAGCCAGGCATCGACCGCGTTCAGTGTTTCCCTGATCGCGGTGAAACCGCGGCCATTCACGATGCGCTCGGCAATTCGGATATGTTCGTCCACCGTGCGGCGGTCGGGGTCAGCAACGGTGATGGTGGTCGTGACATAGCCGTAGGAAACGAGATCACTGCCCAGTTCCTGCAGCGCCGCATCGGCGTCAGCGGCCTTATTGTCAGCGTCATTGTCGACGAGCGCCGCCTGCTCATTGAACATGGTCTCACGCAGCACCGCGCCGATGGATTTGCGCTTGGCGAACCAGTGGCGGCGTTTCTTGCCGAGGACTTTCTCGGCTTCGGCCTTGTCCATCGCGATGAACCGGGTCGCCCAACGATAGGCAAAGCCTTGACGGTTCAGCTCGTCGAGAATGCCCGGCAGGGTCGTGGCCGGAAAGCCGAGAATGGTCAGCGTGCGCAAATGCGCCTCACCAATCATCGGTTCGAGCCCGCCCGCGAAGGGCTCATCGGCGAGAATGGCGTCGAGGAAGACCGGCAGTTCCGGCGTCACGACCGGGTGGCGCTTGGTTGAGATCGTCGAGTGCAGATAAGTCAGCGTCTCGTCGTCAGAGAGCTTCGCAATCTCGGCGAGGCAGGTGGCCAACAGATCAAAGACGCGGTCAGCGTGCTGCTGGAAGGTCTCAAGCCTATGCCGCCAGGTCGCGGCGTCTTCCGTTTCGACACGCTGGATCAGGGCCTTCTCGGCGCGGCCGGTGGCATCGGCGGGCGGCAGCCAGAGCAGGGTCAGATAATACGAACTCTCAAACCGGGTTCCGGCTTCTTCCGCCTGTAATGACCGTTCCTGATCGGTGAGCCAGGTCAGCGCATCGGGAAACTCCGCCTCCGGATAGTCATGCACTTCATGGCGCTGGGCTTCGAAGAAGAGGGCCCAGCCCGAGCCGAACCGGCGCAGCACATTATTGACCCGCGCCATGACGGAGACGAGTTCTTCTTCCGTCGAACTTTCGAGGTCAGGGCCGCGATAGCGGAACGTCGTCTGGAAGCTGCCATCCTTGTTGAGGACAACGCCCGGCGCCACGATGCAGGCCCAGGGCAGATAGTCGGCCAGAAGCGTCGGCGCGTCGGCATATTCTCTGAGGTTCAGCATGTCAGATGCTCCTTGTGGCGCGTCGAGCGGCCTGCGACGGCCATGAAATCCGGATCAGACCGCGCCATGAATACCGCTGCCGAATGCCCCACCGCCCAGAGCACAAGGCCCGGTATCC from Marinicauda algicola includes:
- a CDS encoding helix-turn-helix transcriptional regulator — translated: MLHRVKEGGRTGLRDFARDLNPPPKAPAPVTSTDPERITPADIFRRRTVRRPELRKLVPLSDTTIYELEQKGEFPQRFYLTPRCVVWPLAEVLEWIDAQRRKGREGCGPHPDYRMR
- a CDS encoding DUF736 domain-containing protein encodes the protein MAQIGTFTLKEGSYTGTIRTMTINVKAQLVPNSDKASDGAPDFRLYAGGAELGAAWRQESKDGETPYLAVKLDDPSFASPMRAAFFENEKDGTGVMVWNRAKTV
- a CDS encoding DUF2274 domain-containing protein yields the protein MTLRLDKLPDRTPVRMSLSVDPDLASALSDYAEIYRQTYGAEEKPEALIPAMIESFLASDAGFKRARRALHSTASTET
- a CDS encoding TrbI/VirB10 family protein is translated as MASAIRPLSASRAMSAVRRWPRSSGARKMSEPIPFDEHAERLKIRSSPKPVTRINRKVLMVGAGIGVLALFAAMSIALKPPTAVDPDARRELYNTTNTRKPEGLSTLPTSYSDIAPVEDRIARLGPPLSGDLGATMLRAERELGIEPEYVTRFEDDFRPNPADEAERARRMREAALADEAARAPVFFRLDSQSGMASTTGARPAYRDPALDLGSELLALAALPQGAPSAFGQPADTNLQSRKLAFASEGSASDIYNPHGLQDPASPYQVMAGTLIPASLVTGINSDLPGTIVAQVTQPVYDTVTGQYLLIPQGSRLIGRYQSEVSFGQDRALVTWDRIIFPDGSSILISAPGADAQGFAGLSDRTDHHWDRVFVAAGLATILGVGAELGADGDGDLERAIRRGTTDTINQAGQRVVERNLGIQPTIRVRPGWPVRVVVTRDLILRPHPQGATR
- the trbG gene encoding P-type conjugative transfer protein TrbG, whose product is MLRILLATSALALTTACATTELEPIDPAAFVAATPVEDRADYPVEIVETAVALPLPGQMMPIGARVTTNPDGSVTRTYTRTVSAPSVSPAEAIRQGRTSALIEPSVDGYVNAIQVYPYTEGALYRLYASPGQVSDIALQPGEELVSVSAGDTVRWVVGDTISGSGATARAHVLVKPISSGIRTNLMIATDRRTYHLELESTEGGYMAALSWRYPADELAGLTARNERAIARDAGSIERGLTLEGLNFDYRLSGDSPDWKPVRVFDDGRQVFIQMPEDIATTDMPPLFVLGADGDAELVNYRVRGNYYVVDRLFRAAELRLGERNQTVVRISRNERRPPLAAIFGG
- the trbF gene encoding conjugal transfer protein TrbF, which encodes MAFRRSSSSYGPSPFPETPYQKAGQVWDERIGSARVQAKNWRLMAIGCLGLCFVTSGALVWRSMQSTVTPYVVEVDETGAARAVAPATERYTPTDAQIAHHLANFIEHVRGLSVDPVVVRENWLRAYDFVTDRAATTLNEYASANDPFADVGRKSRTVDVVSVVRVSDDSFQARWIEKTYENGALVRAQRFTGNFTLITQPPTDAETLRANPLGLYVHALNWGQDLVTGE
- the trbL gene encoding P-type conjugative transfer protein TrbL; protein product: MDVIDTFLATFIAYIDSGFGLLAGDVAYLSTTLIAIDITLAGLFWALSQNTDVIAGLLKKVLYVGFFAFVIGNFSLLAGIVFDSFAELGVTAGGGTMTADDLLRPGFIASVGLDAGQPLLEEIGDMLGPISFFHNFIMIAVMFIAWAIIMVAFFVLAVQLFITILEFKLTTLAGFVLVPFALWNKTTFLAERVLGNVITSGIKLMVLAVIIGIGSTLFSSVTDAFRTGDDVTLAQVMGTVLAAIVFFWMGIFAPGIASGLITGAPQLSAGSAAGAAAGVAAGTYVAGMGGRAAVGAVAGGASSAVKAGASMAGAARTSYTLGSVASGASGAAGVAAGLAGVARAGGDAMRRAASRPAQSMREAYQRGSQGAWRATGGSPTASMQNPASASSSAQSPGWARRMQTSQRMGQAGQMAAHSIRDGDRGASGANPTLKDKDD
- the trbJ gene encoding P-type conjugative transfer protein TrbJ — its product is MKRILASALICAAPLSILIAPPASAQWTVYDPANHIQNIYQAIRSLQEVNQQIQQLTHEIEMLENMARDLEALPDSIADDILRRMRRIEELMREAEGIGYRVEEIEREYEEVYPEDYGAEPPRQAVLVEEARARWRQSRTAYRESLTVTAQVVSTARADSDSLDRLIADSQSAVGNLQVAQAGNQIEALQTEQLMQMEAMMAAHYRAEALERARQLAEAERGRARTRAFLGE
- the trbE gene encoding conjugal transfer protein TrbE, yielding MLNLREYADAPTLLADYLPWACIVAPGVVLNKDGSFQTTFRYRGPDLESSTEEELVSVMARVNNVLRRFGSGWALFFEAQRHEVHDYPEAEFPDALTWLTDQERSLQAEEAGTRFESSYYLTLLWLPPADATGRAEKALIQRVETEDAATWRHRLETFQQHADRVFDLLATCLAEIAKLSDDETLTYLHSTISTKRHPVVTPELPVFLDAILADEPFAGGLEPMIGEAHLRTLTILGFPATTLPGILDELNRQGFAYRWATRFIAMDKAEAEKVLGKKRRHWFAKRKSIGAVLRETMFNEQAALVDNDADNKAADADAALQELGSDLVSYGYVTTTITVADPDRRTVDEHIRIAERIVNGRGFTAIRETLNAVDAWLGSLPGHPYANVRQPILHTLNLAHMVPLSAVWAGEDTNRHHNAPALIQAQTDGTTPFRLNLHIGDVGHTLVVGPTGAGKSVLLSLLALQWKRYEGAQVFLFDKGRSARAATLCMGGAHIDLGGARAPSLQPLKDIDTEHGASFAADWLAGLCTNEGVAMTPDLKAKLWEAIQSLSSAPEPERTLTGLSLMLQDDTLKSALHPFTLEGPHGRLLDADHESLALADTVCFEMEELMHAKGAVAPVITYLFHRLEARFDGRPTLLILDEAWLFLDDPMFAARIREWLKTLRKKNVSVVFATQSLADIANSTIAPALVESCPTRIFLPNERAQEPQSRETYQRFGLNARQIELISRATPKRDYYYQSPLGARVFDLGLGPIALSVCGASSPEDQARMDRIWAETEGDGFSACWLIEKGLPWAAELLTRWPGHAPEPEAHAPFNPSHILAAE